The following is a genomic window from Candidatus Moraniibacteriota bacterium.
GTTAATGAACATCCTCATTAAACAAGCTATACACAGTGAATCACAGAACTTGAGGCAAGTCAATACGCAGCTAAGTACATTCAATCTTCAAGTGCAACACCTGTTAATTCATAAAATACCTCATAAGGAGTCTTCCAGCCAAGGCGTTTTCTCGGTCTTGAATTGAGGAGATGCTCAACCCTTCGTATCTCCTCATCGGAGACGATACGAAAGTCCGTTTTCTTCGGGAAGAATCGTCGAATAAGTCCGTTGAGGTTTTCGTTCGATCCCCGTTCCCAGGAATGGTAGGCGTGAGCGAAGAAACAACGGATGTCGAGTTCCTTTTCAAGTTCCTCGTATCCGAGATTCTCGCTTCCACGATCACGAGTGAGGGTTTTTCGTACGTGTTTTGGCAGTATGCCGAGTCGTTTCCGAGTTATCCGATTCGCTTCTTTCATAGTCCGACTCTTCGTTCTCTCAATGAGTACTACTCCGGAAACCCGTTCGTTCGTAGTTCGAAGGCGGACAGGGTTCGTCGGGGAGGAAACAATGGAATCATCTTCCCAGTGACCAATCTCTTTC
Proteins encoded in this region:
- a CDS encoding IS30 family transposase, with amino-acid sequence MTVEARKEIGHWEDDSIVSSPTNPVRLRTTNERVSGVVLIERTKSRTMKEANRITRKRLGILPKHVRKTLTRDRGSENLGYEELEKELDIRCFFAHAYHSWERGSNENLNGLIRRFFPKKTDFRIVSDEEIRRVEHLLNSRPRKRLGWKTPYEVFYELTGVALED